GATAAAGATGGGCATTATATGTTTGCTGTCGGAGAAAATTTGACTTCTCGCTGTAATTACTTGTTTACCAATTTCTGAACTTTTATGGCTGGGAGTGGTCTGTGTGTAGCAGGATTTATGATTTTAAATAAAGTTGATGCATGCATGTTAATATCGGTAACATTGTGACTTGAATCTTATCACCTTATTTAGTTTCATTTGTTCAGATATTTTTCTTCACCAAAATTATACATTTCCAAACATTTTGAGTTATGATACTTTGAGGTTATTTTATGTTTGCTACCTTTGGCCTGACAAGATAGAACATTGTTTTTTTATGTGTCATTTATTCTCTTATATCTTCCTGTAAGAGGTAGGGTTAGACATATTTGACCTTGAGTAACATTAATTGTCTGAAGGTTAGATTTCTCTATAGCGAACTATTGCATGCACCTCCAACCAGGATGAATAGAATTTTGTCTTTTGACGATTTTGATACTCTATTTTGTACCATCATTTAATTTGTTATTTCagaatagttttcttttaaaaccaagaaaaatgtaaaaatctTATTGTTTCAGTGAAACAAATcccatgattttttaaattatttagatTGTTCAATCTTTTAAAAACCAAGAAATTGGAAATTCATTCCTGAATGTCATTCATTGAAGGAAAAAAAGCATTGTTTCTGACtaattcttttgttttctttatgctttttcaGACAAGATCTACAGTAAGATTGGTGAAGGTTAGTTTCATCACCTAAGATAATTTCAATCTTTGAGTATTTTGATAATCTTTCATATAATAAATAATGACTAATGTCCATTATATAAAACCTTGAAAGGTTATTTATGCTCTTTTTTGTTTGATATTTTTTAGGTACTTTCGGTCAGGTTTTGGAATGTTGGGATcgagaaaagaaggagatggtagCTATTAAAATTGTTCGATCCATCAAGAAATATCGGGAGGCTGCTATGATCGAGGTTGATGTACTACATCATCTTGGTAAACATGACAAGAATGACAATCGgtgagtttttatttttattttactgcCATTCTGAATAGCTTTTTACCCTACCTTTAATTTATGTTTTGGTAGAATTAAGGTTACATGTGTAAATGGGTCTATTTTGCAGTTGTGTGCAATTACGGAACTGGTTTGACTATCGTAACCATGTCTGTATAGTAAGTGTTTTGCAACAGTTTCACCAATTTACAAGCTACTTTAGGTAGTTCAATTGTCcacaaatcttaattattttaacAGGTATTTGAGAAGCTTGGACCAAGCTTATACGATTTTCTACGGAAAAATGGTTATCGCTCATTTCCCATTGACCTTGTTCGCGAGATTGGCAGACAACTGTTGGAATCTGTTGCATGTGTGTAGAAAACTCTTCCAACTTTTTTGccattagattaattcttgtAGATGATTTCCTTCCAAATATTGTGGTTGCTTTTCCTAATTCTCTTGAATCTTAAGTAGTgtcctttaattttatttaattcattCTTTTAGACTACTGTCTTGCCTGCTATTGCTACTTCCCCCCTCTTATAGCGTACCTTAAATAATAGTGGTTTTCTGGGCATGTATTGCTTCTTGTTCATGATGGACTGCCTTTTCTTTTGTTGCAGTTATGCATGATTTGCATCTCATTCATACAGACTTAAAACCTGAGAACATTCTTTTTGTGTCCCCTGAGTATATCAAGGTCTCTGAATATAAGGTATTCGATTGTTTCTCATTTTTGCTGTGTGAAGACATAGCTCATGTTATTTTATGGTTCTGGAATTTATTATAATTCTTCTTATAATTTACTTTGCATTTTAAAAGGATGGTTCATGCTCCAAGAGGCTTCCAAAATCTAGTGCCATCAAGTTAATTGATTTTGGTAGCGCAACCTATGACCGCAAGGACCATACTTATATAGTCTCGACCAGGCATTATCGAGCACCAGAGGTTATCTTGGGTAGGCATCTGATT
This window of the Zingiber officinale cultivar Zhangliang chromosome 3B, Zo_v1.1, whole genome shotgun sequence genome carries:
- the LOC121967174 gene encoding serine/threonine-protein kinase AFC2-like isoform X5, encoding MVAIKIVRSIKKYREAAMIEVDVLHHLGKHDKNDNRCVQLRNWFDYRNHVCIVFEKLGPSLYDFLRKNGYRSFPIDLVREIGRQLLESVAFMHDLHLIHTDLKPENILFVSPEYIKVSEYKDGSCSKRLPKSSAIKLIDFGSATYDRKDHTYIVSTRHYRAPEVILGLGWSYPCDIWSIGCIIVELCSGEALFQTHENLEHMAMMERVLGPFPQHMLKRADRHAEKYIRKGRLNWPAGATSRESIKAVQKLLRLQNIVMQHVDHSAGDVIDLLQGLLRYEPSERLTAHEALRHSFFTKNQHRY